The sequence GGTAACTATAACCATCCTAAGGTAGCGAAATTCCTTGTCGGGTAAGTTCCGACCTGCACGAATGGCGTAACGACTTCCCCACTGTCTCAACCACAGGCCCGGCGAAATTGCACTACGAGTAAAGATGCTCGTTACGCGCGGCAGGACGGAAAGACCCCGGGACCTTTACTATAGCTTGACATTGGTATCCGAATTAGCTTGTGTAGGATAGGTGGGAGCCGGTGAAACTCGCACGCCAGTGCGGGTGGAGGCAATCTTGAAATACCACTCTGGTTGGTTTGGGTATCTAACTTCGGACCGTTATCCGGTTCAGGGACAGTGTCTGGTGGGTAGTTTAACTGGGGCGGTTGCCTCCTAAAGGGTAACGGAGGCGCCCAAAGGTTCCCTCAGCCTGGTTGGCAATCAGGTGTTGAGTGCAAGTGCACAAGGGAGCTTGACTGTGAGACTGACAGGTCGAGCAGGGACGAAAGTCGGGACTAGTGATCCGGCACTGGCATGTGGAAGCGGTGTCGCTCAACGGATAAAAGGTACCCCGGGGATAACAGGCTGATCTTCCCCAAGAGTCCATATCGACGGGATGGTTTGGCACCTCGATGTCGGCTCGTCGCATCCTGGGGCTGTAGCAGGTCCCAAGGGTTGGGCTGTTCGCCCATTAAAGCGGTACGCGAGCTGGGTTTAGAACGTCGTGAGACAGTTCGGTCCCTATCCGCCGTGCGCGTAGGATACTTGAGAAGGGCTGTCCCTAGTACGAGAGGACCGGGACGGACGAACCTCTGGTGTGCCAGTTGTCCCGCCAGGGGCACGGCTGGTTAGCTACGTTCGGAAGGGATAACCGCTGAAAGCATCTAAGCGGGAAGCTCGCTTCAAGATGAGGTATCCCACCCACTTTCGAGTGGGGTAAGGCCCCCAGCTAGACCACTGGGTTGATAGGCCGGAAATGTAAGCCCGGTAACGGGTTCAGTTGACCGGTACTAATAGGCCGAGGACTTGACTACCAAAGTTGCTACGCGTCCACTGTGTGATTCCCGACAAACGAACAACAGACCAGTATGTTGGTGTTGTTTGACATGTCGATAGTGTTACGGCGGTCATGGCGGAGGGGAAACGCCCGGTCACATTCCGAACCCGGAAGCTAAGCCCTCCAGCGCCGATGGTACTGCACTCGAGAGGGTGTGGGAGAGTAGGACACCGCCGGACAAACTTTCAGTCAGGGTCACCCTTCGGGGTGACCCTGACTGCATTTGTGCTGCCTTTCCGCGCCTGCATCGGGGCGAGCTTCGAGAACTGCCGCCCGCCGCCCGCCGGGTCTCGTACCGTCGGTGCGGGGCCGCCTGGGGCATCCTGGCGTGCTGGCGGAGGCAGGAGTGGTCATGAAGATCGGAATCATCGGGTCGGGCCACATCGGTGGCACTCTCACCCGTCGGCTGCGTGCACTGGGCCACGACGTGACGGTTGCCAACTCCCGCGGGCCGCAGAGCCTGACCGACCTCGCGGCGGAGACCGGCGCCACCGCCGGCACCCTGGAGGAGGCCGTGCAGGGCGCGGAGCTCGTGGTCATCGCCGTACCCGTCAAGGCGGTGCCGGACCTGCCCGCAGGGCTCTTCGACGGCAAGCTGGTCGTCGACGCGGACAACTACTACCCCGAGCGGGACGGTGACATCCCCGAGCTGCTCGACCGGAGCCTCAGCTCCAGCCGATGGACCGCGGAGCACCTCAAGGGTGCCCAGGTGGTCAAGGTCTTCAACACCATTCGGGCACCGCACCTGATGGACAACGGACGCCCGGCCGGCGCCCCCGATCGGATCGCCCTGCCGGTGGCCGGGGACGATCCGGGCACCAAGCGGGTGGTGATGGAGCTGGTGGACGAGCTGGGCTTCGACCCGGTGGACGGCGGCACGCTCGACGAGAGCTGGCGGCAGCAGCCCGGCACCCCCGTCTACGGCGCGGACCGGGACGCGGACGGCGTACGGCAGGGGCTGGCCGAGGCTCGGCCCTGAGGGCGTACGACACAGCAGAGCCCCGCCGGCGACCCAGCCGGCGGGGCTCCCTGCGCCCTGGCCTCGACGAACGTCAGGCGGACGGCTCTGGACCGCAGACGAAGCGCGGCTCGGGGTCGTAGCGCCAGCTGAACTTCTCCCGCTTGATCACCTTGCCGTCCTTCTTGATGACCCGGTAGGCGTCCTGGGCGAAGCCCACGCTGCCCGCGGCGGAGATGCACGTGGGACCGGGCTCCAGGTGGACGGTCTTCGGCTGGGTGATGTTGCGGCGCGGGCCGTACTCGGTCTTGACGCTGTCGTAGACCTTGGTGCTCCAGATCGAGACGGTGATCGAGCTGGCGGTGTAGGACGTGTCGATCAGGACGCCGTACGGGGTGTTGTTGCGGAACTTGAAGTCCAGGTGCGGCCAGTAGATCGTCGACTCGATCACCGCGGGATAGCGGCTGAAGTAGTACGAGTGCGGCTTGTGCTCGACGTCCTCCAGACCCGCGTAGTAGGTCGCGTTGAACAGGGTCGTGGTGAACTGTGAGACGCCGCCGCCCACCCCCGGCACCAGCTTGCCGTTCATGATGACCGCCGCGTCCCGATAGCCCTGGTCGTACCCGCGCTCGCCGGTGTGGCCGTTCAGCGAGAACGTCTCGCCCGGCTTGACGATCGCGCCGTCCACCTCCTTGGCGGCCTGGATGATGTTGTGACTACGCGGCGAGGAGAGGCCGCCGGTGAACTGGGTGGTGAAGGTGGAGACCCGTTCCTTGATGCCCAGCTCGGCGAGCTTCGCCTCGGTCAGCTCCGGCTCCGCCGGCTTCAGCTCCGCGGCCACCGTGCGACCTTCCGCCTTTGGCAGCACGGCGAGCAGATCCCGGCTGAGCACGCCTGAGTCGACCTGCCGTCCGGCCCGGCCGGGGACCACCTTCGGCTTGCCGCCGCTGATGGTCAGGCCCGCGTCCTTCGGCTCGACCTCGATCTTCGCCAGTCGGCTGCCGAGGGCGGTGCGCAGCCGCTTGACGTCCATTCGCGGGGTCAGCTTGCCCGCGTCGTCGACGGAGAAGCGCAGGCCGCTGGCGATGGCGGCGGGCGGGATGGTGACCGAGCCGCGGTCGGTGGTGAGGGTGACCGGTCCGGCCACCGCGGGCTTGGCCAGCTCGCCGAGGAGCCGGTCCACCTCCTCGCGGCTGGTCGCCGGCCACTTCTCCACCAGCGGCACGGTCACCGGCCGCCCGGCGAGCCAGCCCGCCTTGACCGCGTCGGCCGCGCTGCTCGGGTCCACGGTCAGGGCCGGCTTCGGGTAGACCGGCTTCGGGGTGGTGCCGGTGAAGATGATGGTCGGCATGGTCATCTCCCGGCCCTGGTCGCCGAGCCCGCGGCGCAGCGTGGCGTCCAACCGGTCGGCGTCGACGGTGACCACCGGATCGACCGTACGGGAGCCGACCAGGCGGCTCACCGGGTGCGCCCGGGCGGCGGCAGCCGCCGCCACCGTCGCGTCCACGTCGATCGCGAGGTTGATGTCAGCCGGTCGCACCTCGAGCCGCTTCTCGCCCACGGTGATGGCGAGGGGGGCGTTCAGCGTCGCGGCCCGGCGTTCCAGCTCGGCGCGGAGCGCCTGGGCCGCGTCGGCCCGGCTCCGGCCGCCGAGCTCGGTGCCGAGCACGGTGGTGCCCCGGGGCACGTCCCCCGCGTACGCGTAGGCACCGGCCCCGGCGACGCCGGCGAGCACGACCGCGGCGACGCCGCCGGCGAGCAGCAGCCGCCGGGGACGGGACCGCGGCGGGCCGGCGGGTCGGGCCGGTGCCGGTGTGACGGCGACGGGCTCGTCGTCCGGCCAGCTCACCGCGGTCACCTGCACGGTGGGCCGGTCGTCGGCGGGTGGCACTTTCTCGCCGTACAGCGTCACAGCAACCTCGATCGGGAGTACCTCGGGGGATGGCTTTCCCCACCCGGAAGACACCTACGGTAACCAATTGCCGGGGCCGCCCGGAATCTCCGGCCGGCGCGTGCCGAGGCCGCGTGTCCTGGCAGGCCGGCGGGGGTGTCGCGATGATCAACCGGACCCGGCGCGCGCGCCGTACGGCGGCCGTGCGACGGTGTGTGGATGCCGACGGATGAGCGGGGCCTGGCGTACGGCGGCGGCTGGCTGGACCGGGCGGCCGGGTTGCGTACCGATCCGGCGTGGCTCGCCGCGCGGCTGGCCGACCGGGCGAGCGTGCTGCTGCCGCTGTGGCGGGACCGCTGCCTGGTCTCGGCGGACCGGAGGCCGGTGCGGCCGGCGGCGGTCGACGCCGCCGGGCTGCTCGCCGCCGCCGACGAGACGGTCTTCCTCGGTCTCGACGAGGGGCGGGCGATCTTCGCGGTGGATCTCTCCTCCCGGTCGGAACGGGAGGCGCTGGCGCTGGCCGGCGCGGTCGAGGCGGTGGACGTACGGGCCCTGGTGGGTGGGCTGACGGCGGCCGAGGCGGCCGTGCAGGCGTACGCCAAGGGCCTGCTGCACTGGCACCGGGGGCAGCGGTACTGCGGCGGCTGCGGCGCGGTGACGGTGGCGGGGGACGGCGGGCACACCCGGTCGTGCGGCGGCACCGGCTGCGGCCGGCTCCTGTTCCCCCGGATCGAGCCGGCGGTCATCGTGCTGGTCGAGGCACCGGGCGAGCCGGAGCGTTGCCTGCTGGCTCGCCACCGGGGCGCGCCGGAGGGGTCGTGGTCGACGCTGGCCGGCTTCGTCGAGGTCGGCGAGAGCCTGGAGGACGCGGTACGCCGGGAGTTGGCCGAGGAGGCCGGGGTGTCGGTCGTGGCGGTGTCGTACCAGACGTCGCAGGCGTGGCCGTTCCCGGCGGGGCTGATGGTCGGCTTCCGGGCGACGGCCGCGTCGACGGAGGTGCGGGTCGACGGCGAGGAGCTGATCGAGGCGCGCTGGTTCACCCGCGAGGAGTTGCGGGCGCGGGCGGCGGACGGGCACCCCTTGGGCCGGATCGACTCGATCGACCGTCATCTGCTTGTCTCGTGGTTGAACCCGGCGATGTGATCGCCAGACCCGGACGGTTGGTGAATGCCAACGGACGGGGGACCGTCCAATCATCCTCAGCGGTTTGCCAGGTATCCGTTACCGAACTGTGATTAAAGCGAGGATCGCCTACCGCAGGTGAGGCCCTGTCTGCCTTCCTGTCGTAATCGAGTTGGTTTGCCCGGGGTGCCCCGCCGCTCGGATGTTAACCGTTGGTAACCGATACGGATCTTGCTGGTCCGGGTGTATTACCGGCCAGTAGCACGGGTCTTGTGAGCTGTGTCGCTTCGCGGGAGCATCCAATCGCGTACTGCGCGGGCCCTCGGCACAACGGCATCCGCGCCCGCTCCGCAGCTTTCTCCGTCCCGCGTCGCGACCCGCGTCCGGTGACGCACCCCCGTCGAGGAGGACTCGTGAGTGAATCGGAAGACCGCCAGGTGGACGGCGGCACCCGTTGGCGTCGCTTCGCCGCGATGATGGTGCCGGCGACCGCCGTGGCCGGCGCCATCGTCTTCGGCATGTCCAACGGTGCCATCGCCGCGTCGTTCGACGTGTCGGGCCAGACCTTCAAGGTCAGGGCCTCCAAGCTGGTCGGTGACGGCTTCAAGCAGTACGGCGGCATCGCGGAGGAGAAGGGCGGGGTCCAGCACCCGGTGGCCGTCTCCGAGATCGCCAGGGCCAAGCTGTACGACCTGTGCCAGTCGGTCGACGCCACCACGATGGGCATACCGATCGTGCTGACCATCAACGCGGGTGGCGGCGGCAAGCCGGCCAGGGCCAGCGGGCTGCTGATCGACATGGACTCCCTGGAAGGCGACGCGGAGTTCAAGAACATCAAGATCGGCCGCGACGCGTCGGATCTGAACCCGGACGCCAAGGCGGGGTCCTTCGGCCAGAGTGCCGACCACGTCGAGATCATCGACCTGAAGCAGGTGGCCCGCTCCACCAGCGCCGGCACCTTCACGCTGACCGGGCTGAAGCTGCAGATCAAGATTGGCAAGGAAGCCAAGGAATGCTTCTGATCTGACCGCGAGGCCCGCGGAGGGCGCCTCCGCGGGCCTCGTTCATGTCTCACCCCCTCAGCACAGCCAGGAGGCGTACGTGACAACCGCCGAGACGCAGCACGCCCAGCCCGGCCGGTTCGGCCAGGCGTGGCGTGGGTTCCGCCAGTGGCGGCGGACGCGGCCGTTCTGGGGTGGGGTCTTCACCGCGCTGGCCGGTCTGGAGATCTTCGGCAGCACGCAGATGAGCTTGAACGGTCTGACCTTCAAGATGGGGCCGACCGGATTTCTCACCTGGCTGATCCCGGCCATCCTCGTCACCTGCGGCATGCTGCTCTGGTTCAGCCCGCAGCAGCGGATCTTCTACTCGGTCGTCGCCGCGGTCACCGCGGTCTACTCGCTGATCGGGGTGAACCTCGGCGGCTTCTTCATCGGTCTCCTGCTCGGCATGGTCGGCAGCGCGCTCGGCTTCGCCTGGGTGCCCGTCCGCAAGACGAGGCCGGCCGAAGAGCCGGTGGCCGGGGACGGGGCCCCGGACGGGGACACGACGGCCGGCGGCGACGAGGAGTTGGCCCTCGTCGACGAGTTGCTGCCTCGGCAGCGGGAGGAGGAGAGCACCGGCGTCCTCACCGACACGCTGCCCGAGCCGCGTAACCCGCTGCGCGAGGTGGCCCCGGCGGAACCGCCGGCCGCCGACCCGGACCCGCCCCACGGGTACGGGCACCGCGACCCGAAGCTGTACGCGATCCTGCTGGTGCTCGCCACCGTGTCGATGGCCGGACTGCTCGCGTTCCGCGGCGAGGAGGTCGCGCTGGCCGCGCCCGCCGGCTGCCCGATTCCTGGTTCGTCCGCCCCGAGCCCGTCCGGCTCCGACTCCGACCCCGGCGCTGACTCCGACTCCGCCTCGGCCAGCCCGAGCCCGAGGGAGAAGAGTTCGGACGGCAACCTGCTGACCGACCTCGTCGACGGGATCACCGGGCTGTTCCGCCGCGGACAATCCGATGACGCCGGCACCCAACCGTCGCCCACGCCGAGCAGCCGGACTGCTCCCGCCGTGGTCGCCGCCGAGCCGACGGCGACCGGGACCCGCACCGCGGGCACCACCCCGACCAGCGCGGCGCCGAAGCCGAGCAGCAGCTCTTCGGCGAAGCGCACCGCGCCCGGCAAGCCGTGCGCCAGCCCGGCGCCGACCAGGCCGCAGCTGGTCGAGGTGGGCAAGCCGCTGCCCCGGCTCGCCGCCGACCCGGACCAGCCCCGGGTCGCCGCCAAGCCGGCCAAGCTCACCGGCTCCCGGGTGACCATGATCGGGCTCCGGTTCGCGGGCATCGTCGAACTGCCCACCGGTGACGGGCCGCTCAAGTGTCTGAAGTTCACCATGGACACGGGTGTGACGGACGACTTCGTCCTCCAGGCCGATGGGCCGGCGGGCCGGATCCTGCGGTACGTCAGCGACCAGCTCACCGTCGACGGCGACGTCGCGTTCTACGCGACCCGGTTCTCCGCGCGGCTGGCCGGCCATCGGTTCACCCTCACCCCGGATCTGCCGTTCCCCGACGGCATCCCGATCACCTCGCCGGTGCCGGTCAGCTTCACCGACCCGGAGATCGACCTGGCGTACGTCGACTCGAACACGCTCACCGCCAAGCCGGTGCTCAAGATCGACCTGGGCTGAACCAGGCCGTACGCGGAACGGCCGGGAAGCCGGAAGGCAGCTCCGACTTCCCGGCCGTCCCTCGTCACTACAGTCGGCCCAGCGCCCGGCGCAGCGGGTCGAGCCCCAGGGAGCCCAGGTCGAGCGCCTGGCGGTGGAACTCCTTGAGGTCGAAGTCGGCGCCCTTACGGGCCTTCGCGTCCTCGCGGGCCTGCAGCCAGATCCGCTCGCCCACCTTGTACGACGGGGCCTGCCCCGGCCAGCCCAGGTAGCGGTTGAGCTCGAAGCGGAGATTCTCGTCCGGCACCCGGCAGTGCGCGCGCATGAACTCCCAACCCAGCTCCGGCGTCCAGCGCTCGCCGGGGTGGAAGCCGAACGGGTTGTCCCGGGGGATCTCCAGCTCCAGGTGCATGCCGATGTCGACGATCACCCGGGCCGCGCGGAACGCCTGCCCGTCGAGCATGCCGAGCTTGTCGCCCGGATCCTCCAGGTAGCCCAGCTCGTCCATGAGCCGCTCGGAGTAGAGCGCCCAGCCCTCACCGTGCCCGGAGACCCAGCAGAGCAGCCGCTGCCAGCGGTTGAGCAGGTCGGCGCGGACGGCGGTCTGCGCGACCTGCAGGTGGTGGCCCGGCACCCCCTCGTGGTAGACCGTGGTCACCTCCCGCCAGGTGGAGAAGTCGGTGATGCCCTGCGGCACCGCCCACCACATGCGGCCGGGTCGGGAGAAGTCCTCGCTCGGGCCGGTGTAGTAGATCGCGCCGTCACTGGTCGGGGCGAGGCAGCACTCGATCCGGCGGACCTGCTCCGGGATGTCGAAGTGGGTGCCGTGCAGCTCGCTGATCGCCTTGTCGGCGAGCGCCTGCATCCAGTCCCGGAACGCCTCCTTGCCCTGGATCGTCCGCGCCGGGTCGGCGTCCAGCGCCGCCACGGCGTCGTCGACAGTGGCACCCGGACCCGCGATGCGTCCAGCAACGGCTCGCATCTCGCTCTCCAGGCGGGCCAGCTCCGCGAAACCCCAGGCGTACGTCTCGTCGAGATCGATCTTGGCGCCGAGGAAGTACTGCGAGGCCAGCTCGTACCGCTCCCGCCCGGCGGCCTGCTTCTGCCGGCCCTGCGGGGCCAGCTCGTTGCGGAGGAACTGCCCGAACTCGGCGGTGGCCGCGGTCGCGGCGGCCGCGCCCTTGCGCAGCTCGGCGCCGAGGGCACCGTCGGCCCCGAGGCGCTCGGCCAGGCCGTGGAAGAAGTTGTCGCCGTTCGGGTCGGTCCAGATGTCGCACTGCTTGGCGACCTCGACGAGCTGCACCTGTGCACTCACGTGCCCGGCCGCGGCCGCCTCGCGCAGCGTGCGCTTGTAGCCCTCGATGGCGGCGGGGAAGCCGTTGAGCCGGGCGGCGATGTTGGCCTTGGCGTCGTCGCCCTCGGTCGGCATGAGGTCGAAGACCATGCGGACGTCGTGCAGCGCGCTGGCGATCACGTTGACCTCGCTGGTGGTCTCGCCGGCCTCGTGCCGCGCGAGATCCAGGCCGAGGCGCTCCTGCATCGCCTCCTTGGCGGTCCGCTCCGCCTCCGAGTCCGGCTCGGTCACGTCTAGCTCGGCCAGCGTGCGGCGGACCAGGTCGGCGCGCGCCGCGTACCCCTCTGGCGAGAGGTCGTCGAGCTGGTCGTCGTAGCCGGCGACGCCGACGTACGTGGCGCCGGTCGGGCTCAGCGGGGCCCAGTCGGCCACGTACCGGTTGGCGAGGTCATCGATTCTTCCCACGTTGCGACCCTACGTGACCCGGACACCCTGCTGTCGACCCTGTTTGCCGTGTTCAGGGCGGCAGGTGAGCCGGTCGCTGTGGTGGTCGACACGTCGTCCGATTTTCGCGGGACTCCGTCGTACCCCTCCGGCAGAGTGTCAGGGGTGACCGCGGAATTGACTCCTGACCGGGCGGGCCTGCGCAGCTGGCTGCCCGGCTTCCTCGCGCTCGGCGTGATCTGGGGTTCCAGCTTCCTCTTCATCAAGGTGGGGGTGAGCGAGCTGCACCCGTTGCACCTCACCCTCTACCGGGTCGCCACCGGCGCGGCGACCCTGCTGGTCGTGCTGGCGCTGCTGCGCGACCGACTGCCCCGGGAGCCCCGGATCTGGGCGCATCTGCTGGTGGTCGCCGCCTTCGGGGTGTCCGTGCCGTTCACCCTCTTCGGCTTCGGCGAGCAGCGGGTGGAGTCGATGCTCGCGGGCATCTGGAACGCCACCACCCCGTTGATCGTGCTGCCGCTCGCGGTGCTGGTCTTCCGCACCGAGCGGCTGACCGTGCGCCGGGCGGTCGGGCTGGGGCTGGGCTTCGCGGGTGTGCTGGTGGTGCTCGGCGTGTGGGAGGGCGTCGGCGGGTCGCACTTCATCGGCCAGCTCATGTGCCTGGGGGCCGCGGCCGGCTACGGCGTGGCCATCCCGTACCAGAAGAAGTTCATCGCGGGCAGCCCGTACTCGGGCCTGTCGCTGTCGGCGGCGCAGCTGCTGGTCGCGACGGCGCAGCTCGCGGTGGTCGCGCCCCTGGTGGCCGGAGCGCCGCCGGTGCCGGCCGGCCTGTCCACCCGGGTGGTGGCCAGCGTGCTGGCGCTCGGGGCCCTCGGCACCGGGCTGGCCTTCGTGATCAACCTGCGCAACATCCGGCTGGCCGGGGCGAGCACGGCCTCGACCGTCACCTACCTGATCCCGGTGTTCGCGGTGCTGGTCGGGGCGGTGGTGCTCGGCGAGCGGATGAACTGGCACCAGCCGGTGGGCGCCCTGATCGTGCTGCTCGGGGTGGCGGTAGCGCAGGGGGTGCTCCCCCGGCCCCGGCCGCGGCCCGTGCTCGGCGCTCCCGCCGTGCCGGCCGCTGAGTCGGCCGCCCGGCCCTGAGCCGGCTGACGGGTCAGCGGCGGGCTTGGGCCCACTTCACCAGGCGATCCGCCTTCCAGGTGTTGACCACCCGGCTCGCCGGGACGCCGCAGAGCGCCGCGCGCTCGCAGCCGAAGCGCTGCCAGTCGAGCTGGCCGGGCGCGTGCGCGTCGGTGTTGATGGCGAACCGGCAGCCGGCCTCCAAGGCGCGGCGGATCAGCCGCTTGGGCGGGTCCTGCCGCTCCGGGCGAGAGTTGATCTCGACGGCGACGCCGTGCTCCACGCAGGCCGCGAAGACCGCGTCCGCGTCGAAGTCGCTCTCGGCCCGGGTACGCGCCCGGTGCCCCCGGTCTCCCGGCCCCTTCACCCCGGCCGGGCGCGACGACACCATCCGGCCCGTGCAGTGGCCGAGGATGTCCAGGTGCGGGTTGGCGATGGCGGTGAGCATCCGCCGGGTCATCTTCGCCCGGTCGTCGTTCAGGCCGCTGTGCACCGAGCCGACCACCACGTCGAGCCGGGCGAGCAGCTCCTCGTCCTGATCCAGCGACCCGTCGGCGAGGATGTCCACCTCGATGCCGGTGAGGATGCGGAAGCCCTTCGGCAGCGCGTCGTTCACCGCGGCCACGTGGTCGAGCTGCCGGCGCAGCCGCTCGGCGGTCAGCCCGCGGGCCACCTTGAGCCGGGGCGAGTGGTCGGTCAGCACCAGGTACTCGTGCCCCAGCTCGACCGCCGCCAGGGCCATCTCCTCGATCGGTGAGCCGCCGTCCGAC comes from Micromonospora viridifaciens and encodes:
- a CDS encoding NADPH-dependent F420 reductase, with product MKIGIIGSGHIGGTLTRRLRALGHDVTVANSRGPQSLTDLAAETGATAGTLEEAVQGAELVVIAVPVKAVPDLPAGLFDGKLVVDADNYYPERDGDIPELLDRSLSSSRWTAEHLKGAQVVKVFNTIRAPHLMDNGRPAGAPDRIALPVAGDDPGTKRVVMELVDELGFDPVDGGTLDESWRQQPGTPVYGADRDADGVRQGLAEARP
- a CDS encoding VanW family protein, whose product is MTLYGEKVPPADDRPTVQVTAVSWPDDEPVAVTPAPARPAGPPRSRPRRLLLAGGVAAVVLAGVAGAGAYAYAGDVPRGTTVLGTELGGRSRADAAQALRAELERRAATLNAPLAITVGEKRLEVRPADINLAIDVDATVAAAAAARAHPVSRLVGSRTVDPVVTVDADRLDATLRRGLGDQGREMTMPTIIFTGTTPKPVYPKPALTVDPSSAADAVKAGWLAGRPVTVPLVEKWPATSREEVDRLLGELAKPAVAGPVTLTTDRGSVTIPPAAIASGLRFSVDDAGKLTPRMDVKRLRTALGSRLAKIEVEPKDAGLTISGGKPKVVPGRAGRQVDSGVLSRDLLAVLPKAEGRTVAAELKPAEPELTEAKLAELGIKERVSTFTTQFTGGLSSPRSHNIIQAAKEVDGAIVKPGETFSLNGHTGERGYDQGYRDAAVIMNGKLVPGVGGGVSQFTTTLFNATYYAGLEDVEHKPHSYYFSRYPAVIESTIYWPHLDFKFRNNTPYGVLIDTSYTASSITVSIWSTKVYDSVKTEYGPRRNITQPKTVHLEPGPTCISAAGSVGFAQDAYRVIKKDGKVIKREKFSWRYDPEPRFVCGPEPSA
- the nudC gene encoding NAD(+) diphosphatase, which codes for MPTDERGLAYGGGWLDRAAGLRTDPAWLAARLADRASVLLPLWRDRCLVSADRRPVRPAAVDAAGLLAAADETVFLGLDEGRAIFAVDLSSRSEREALALAGAVEAVDVRALVGGLTAAEAAVQAYAKGLLHWHRGQRYCGGCGAVTVAGDGGHTRSCGGTGCGRLLFPRIEPAVIVLVEAPGEPERCLLARHRGAPEGSWSTLAGFVEVGESLEDAVRRELAEEAGVSVVAVSYQTSQAWPFPAGLMVGFRATAASTEVRVDGEELIEARWFTREELRARAADGHPLGRIDSIDRHLLVSWLNPAM
- a CDS encoding DUF6230 family protein, encoding MMVPATAVAGAIVFGMSNGAIAASFDVSGQTFKVRASKLVGDGFKQYGGIAEEKGGVQHPVAVSEIARAKLYDLCQSVDATTMGIPIVLTINAGGGGKPARASGLLIDMDSLEGDAEFKNIKIGRDASDLNPDAKAGSFGQSADHVEIIDLKQVARSTSAGTFTLTGLKLQIKIGKEAKECF
- a CDS encoding DUF6114 domain-containing protein — its product is MTTAETQHAQPGRFGQAWRGFRQWRRTRPFWGGVFTALAGLEIFGSTQMSLNGLTFKMGPTGFLTWLIPAILVTCGMLLWFSPQQRIFYSVVAAVTAVYSLIGVNLGGFFIGLLLGMVGSALGFAWVPVRKTRPAEEPVAGDGAPDGDTTAGGDEELALVDELLPRQREEESTGVLTDTLPEPRNPLREVAPAEPPAADPDPPHGYGHRDPKLYAILLVLATVSMAGLLAFRGEEVALAAPAGCPIPGSSAPSPSGSDSDPGADSDSASASPSPREKSSDGNLLTDLVDGITGLFRRGQSDDAGTQPSPTPSSRTAPAVVAAEPTATGTRTAGTTPTSAAPKPSSSSSAKRTAPGKPCASPAPTRPQLVEVGKPLPRLAADPDQPRVAAKPAKLTGSRVTMIGLRFAGIVELPTGDGPLKCLKFTMDTGVTDDFVLQADGPAGRILRYVSDQLTVDGDVAFYATRFSARLAGHRFTLTPDLPFPDGIPITSPVPVSFTDPEIDLAYVDSNTLTAKPVLKIDLG
- a CDS encoding DUF885 domain-containing protein, with product MGRIDDLANRYVADWAPLSPTGATYVGVAGYDDQLDDLSPEGYAARADLVRRTLAELDVTEPDSEAERTAKEAMQERLGLDLARHEAGETTSEVNVIASALHDVRMVFDLMPTEGDDAKANIAARLNGFPAAIEGYKRTLREAAAAGHVSAQVQLVEVAKQCDIWTDPNGDNFFHGLAERLGADGALGAELRKGAAAATAATAEFGQFLRNELAPQGRQKQAAGRERYELASQYFLGAKIDLDETYAWGFAELARLESEMRAVAGRIAGPGATVDDAVAALDADPARTIQGKEAFRDWMQALADKAISELHGTHFDIPEQVRRIECCLAPTSDGAIYYTGPSEDFSRPGRMWWAVPQGITDFSTWREVTTVYHEGVPGHHLQVAQTAVRADLLNRWQRLLCWVSGHGEGWALYSERLMDELGYLEDPGDKLGMLDGQAFRAARVIVDIGMHLELEIPRDNPFGFHPGERWTPELGWEFMRAHCRVPDENLRFELNRYLGWPGQAPSYKVGERIWLQAREDAKARKGADFDLKEFHRQALDLGSLGLDPLRRALGRL
- a CDS encoding PHP domain-containing protein; translated protein: MTARDPIADLRRIAFLLEKANEATYRVRAFRSAANTLAALPTGEVAERARTGKLTELAGVGDVTARCVVESLAGEEPVYLRRLVATEGTDLDAAAAALRDALRGDCHTHSDWSDGGSPIEEMALAAVELGHEYLVLTDHSPRLKVARGLTAERLRRQLDHVAAVNDALPKGFRILTGIEVDILADGSLDQDEELLARLDVVVGSVHSGLNDDRAKMTRRMLTAIANPHLDILGHCTGRMVSSRPAGVKGPGDRGHRARTRAESDFDADAVFAACVEHGVAVEINSRPERQDPPKRLIRRALEAGCRFAINTDAHAPGQLDWQRFGCERAALCGVPASRVVNTWKADRLVKWAQARR